One region of Spiroplasma culicicola AES-1 genomic DNA includes:
- the mnmG gene encoding tRNA uridine-5-carboxymethylaminomethyl(34) synthesis enzyme MnmG — MEADIIVVGAGHAGVEAALASARLNKKTILINLYEDKIATMPCNPSVGGPAKGIVVREIDALGGEMAKAADATALQMKLLNSSRGPGVWALRAQSDKIEYSKYMQNKVKEQKNLTLVVDAVEDIILDNQNNVQGVILKSGKTISCKAVVLTTGTYLSSLIYRGEEKFESGPNDEITTKSLSATLIKNNIKTFRFKTGTPPRVKKDSIDLSKAVIEPGTNMPLAFSSSTKNPIEFSKQMDCYLIHSTLETKKIIEDNLNRSAMYSGEIQSVGPRYCPSFEDKIVRFNKKETHQIFLEPESKQLDTFYVQGFSTSMPIEVQDLMLRSLPGFENVIVDKWAYAIEYDCIDPQQLNLSLELKGFNGLFTAGQINGTSGYEEAAGQGLIAGINAVRKINGLNPLILKRNESYIGVMIDDLINKGVVEPYRLLTSRAENRLTLRNDNAEMRLKQYGHEIGLISDEEFIQFTKFKDEINETILKLKDIRFSPKTDLAKELKELEQAELTQGLSAYEILKQPKVEMDVLKRHIDFLSALTDQQLQIILIEIRFEGYIKKENEIIEKFIKLERKQIPTDINYDDVENIAVEAKQKLERVRPKSIGQASRITGVNPADIQMLLFYLKKKYNEVKDDKG, encoded by the coding sequence ATGGAAGCAGATATTATTGTAGTTGGAGCTGGACATGCTGGTGTTGAAGCTGCACTTGCAAGCGCTAGATTAAACAAAAAAACAATTTTAATAAATCTATACGAAGATAAAATTGCAACCATGCCATGTAACCCTTCTGTTGGAGGTCCTGCAAAAGGAATTGTTGTAAGAGAAATTGATGCACTTGGTGGAGAAATGGCAAAAGCAGCTGATGCAACTGCTTTGCAAATGAAATTATTAAATTCATCAAGAGGACCTGGAGTTTGAGCACTACGCGCTCAGTCAGATAAAATTGAATATTCAAAGTATATGCAAAATAAAGTTAAAGAACAAAAAAATTTAACTTTAGTTGTGGATGCTGTTGAAGATATTATTTTAGATAATCAAAATAATGTTCAAGGTGTAATACTAAAAAGTGGAAAAACAATTTCATGTAAAGCAGTTGTATTAACAACTGGAACATATCTATCAAGTTTAATTTATAGAGGTGAAGAAAAATTTGAAAGTGGTCCTAATGATGAGATCACTACAAAAAGTTTAAGCGCAACTCTAATTAAAAATAATATTAAAACTTTTAGATTTAAAACTGGAACACCACCAAGAGTAAAAAAGGATTCAATAGATTTATCAAAAGCTGTCATTGAACCTGGAACAAATATGCCTTTAGCATTTTCATCTTCTACCAAAAATCCAATAGAGTTTTCAAAACAAATGGATTGTTATTTGATTCATTCAACTTTAGAAACTAAAAAAATTATTGAGGATAATTTAAATAGATCTGCAATGTATTCTGGAGAAATTCAATCTGTTGGACCAAGATATTGTCCAAGTTTTGAAGATAAAATTGTAAGATTTAATAAAAAAGAAACACATCAAATTTTTTTAGAACCAGAATCTAAGCAATTAGATACTTTTTATGTGCAAGGATTTTCAACTTCAATGCCAATTGAAGTTCAAGACTTAATGTTGAGAAGTTTACCTGGTTTTGAAAATGTGATTGTTGATAAATGAGCTTATGCAATTGAATATGATTGTATAGATCCTCAACAATTAAATTTATCACTTGAATTGAAAGGATTTAACGGATTATTTACAGCAGGACAAATTAATGGAACTAGTGGCTATGAAGAAGCTGCGGGACAAGGATTAATTGCTGGAATAAATGCTGTTAGAAAAATTAATGGACTTAATCCTTTAATTTTAAAAAGAAATGAATCATACATTGGAGTTATGATTGATGACTTAATTAATAAAGGTGTTGTAGAACCATATCGGCTACTTACAAGTCGTGCAGAAAATCGTTTAACTTTAAGAAATGATAATGCAGAAATGCGATTGAAACAATATGGTCATGAAATTGGATTGATTTCAGATGAAGAATTTATTCAATTTACAAAATTCAAAGATGAAATTAATGAAACAATTTTAAAATTAAAAGATATTCGGTTTTCACCAAAAACTGATTTGGCAAAAGAACTTAAAGAATTAGAACAAGCAGAATTAACTCAAGGTTTAAGTGCATATGAAATTTTAAAACAACCAAAAGTTGAAATGGATGTTTTAAAAAGACATATTGATTTTTTGAGTGCTTTAACAGATCAACAATTGCAAATAATTTTAATAGAAATTAGATTTGAAGGTTATATTAAAAAAGAAAATGAAATAATCGAAAAATTTATTAAATTGGAAAGGAAACAAATACCAACTGATATAAATTATGATGATGTAGAAAACATAGCAGTTGAAGCAAAACAAAAACTTGAAAGAGTAAGACCAAAATCAATTGGTCAAGCTTCAAGAATAACTGGAGTTAATCCTGCAGATATTCAAATGCTGTTGTTCTATTTAAAGAAAAAATATAACGAGGTAAAAGATGATAAAGGTTAA
- the metG gene encoding methionine--tRNA ligase, whose amino-acid sequence MSKNFFVSTPIYYPSGKLHIGHTYTTTLADVMARYKKENGFDVFFLTGSDEHGQKIEQKAVEANMSAQEYVDGIVLTFKELWEKLNIDYDRFIRTTDEDHVKAVQKMFSLLLSKDLIYPSKYSGKYCISCEEFLTREQMDEDFIHNVCKNKAVDFEEETYMLRVSNFKDYLQELFATDFLEPANRKKEMLNNFINNDLEDLSVTRVSFKWGIEVLENPNHVIYVWLDALSNYITALGWGSNDESMLQKFWSHDSEVLQLVGKEITRFHSIYWPVMLKSLDLKAPDKLLSHGWILSKDTKMSKSLGNVIDPIELIEKYSSDALRFYIINNLPTDKDGNFTDELFIESFNTNLANNVGNLLSRVSNMIMKYFDGKLLETKIDESHFLVKLGNETIKEYQKLMDQYNMSEACQVILKLGQECNKFIEDTKPWALEKEQKIDDLNLVLSILQKNIMIISFLLKPILVNSYPLMVGQMGVDPKEVNFKNLESNNFNFNKIENKLVLFERIK is encoded by the coding sequence ATGTCAAAAAATTTCTTTGTTTCTACTCCAATATATTATCCAAGTGGAAAATTACATATTGGACACACATATACTACAACTTTAGCAGACGTGATGGCAAGATACAAAAAAGAAAACGGTTTCGACGTTTTCTTTTTAACTGGTTCAGATGAACATGGTCAAAAAATTGAACAAAAAGCAGTTGAAGCTAATATGTCTGCTCAAGAATATGTTGATGGAATTGTATTAACATTTAAAGAGTTGTGAGAAAAATTAAATATAGATTATGATCGTTTTATTAGAACAACTGATGAAGATCATGTTAAAGCTGTTCAAAAAATGTTCAGTCTTTTATTGTCTAAAGATTTGATTTATCCTTCAAAGTACAGTGGAAAATATTGTATTAGCTGTGAAGAATTTTTAACTCGTGAGCAAATGGATGAAGACTTTATTCATAATGTTTGTAAAAACAAAGCAGTTGATTTTGAAGAAGAAACATATATGCTAAGAGTTTCAAATTTCAAAGATTATTTGCAAGAATTATTTGCAACTGACTTTTTAGAACCTGCAAATCGAAAAAAGGAAATGTTAAATAATTTTATTAATAATGACTTAGAAGATTTATCAGTAACTAGAGTTAGTTTTAAATGAGGAATTGAAGTTTTGGAAAATCCAAATCATGTTATTTATGTATGACTGGATGCTTTATCAAATTACATTACAGCATTAGGTTGAGGTAGTAATGATGAATCAATGTTACAAAAATTTTGATCGCATGATAGTGAAGTACTTCAATTAGTTGGAAAAGAAATCACTCGTTTCCATTCAATTTATTGACCAGTTATGTTAAAGTCATTAGATTTAAAAGCACCTGATAAGTTATTAAGTCATGGATGAATTTTAAGTAAAGATACTAAAATGTCTAAATCACTTGGAAATGTAATTGATCCAATAGAGTTAATTGAAAAATATTCAAGTGATGCATTGAGATTTTATATCATAAATAATTTACCAACAGACAAAGATGGTAACTTTACTGATGAATTATTTATTGAATCATTTAATACTAATCTTGCAAATAATGTTGGAAATTTATTATCAAGAGTTTCAAATATGATTATGAAATATTTTGATGGAAAACTTTTAGAAACAAAAATTGATGAATCTCATTTTTTAGTAAAACTTGGAAATGAAACTATTAAAGAATATCAAAAATTAATGGATCAATATAATATGTCAGAAGCTTGTCAAGTGATTTTAAAACTTGGACAAGAATGTAATAAATTTATTGAAGACACAAAACCATGAGCTCTTGAAAAAGAACAAAAAATAGATGATCTAAATCTTGTGCTTTCAATTTTACAAAAAAATATTATGATAATTTCTTTCTTATTAAAACCAATCTTGGTAAATTCTTATCCACTAATGGTTGGTCAAATGGGTGTTGACCCTAAAGAAGTAAATTTCAAAAATTTAGAATCAAATAATTTTAATTTTAACAAAATTGAAAATAAACTTGTATTGTTTGAAAGAATTAAATAA